A window of the Longimicrobium sp. genome harbors these coding sequences:
- a CDS encoding glucose 1-dehydrogenase — protein sequence MRLKDKVALVTGASSGIGAGIAARFAAEGARVAVNFRPGSPKDRDAAEAAVAGFGANAIAVEADVSKHDQVEAMVARVVEAFGRIDIAVNNAGIEINKPFLETTDEEWNRVLGVNLQGGFYVSQAAARAMVKQGGGGRLIFISSVHEDIPFPNYTSYCASKGAIRMMMRNLCIELAPHGITANNIAPGAIATPINQTVLDNPIAFKNAVSEIPLGRFGKPEEVASVAVFLASDEASYVTGSTYYVDGGLTQQVTMY from the coding sequence ATGCGTCTGAAGGACAAGGTCGCGCTCGTCACCGGCGCCAGCAGCGGCATCGGGGCGGGGATCGCGGCGCGCTTCGCTGCGGAGGGGGCGCGCGTGGCGGTGAACTTCCGCCCCGGCTCGCCGAAGGACCGGGACGCGGCCGAGGCGGCCGTCGCGGGCTTCGGCGCGAACGCGATCGCCGTGGAGGCGGATGTGTCGAAGCACGACCAGGTGGAGGCGATGGTGGCGCGCGTCGTGGAAGCCTTCGGGCGCATCGACATCGCCGTGAACAACGCGGGGATCGAGATCAACAAGCCGTTCCTGGAGACGACCGACGAGGAGTGGAACCGCGTGCTAGGCGTGAACCTGCAGGGCGGCTTCTACGTGAGCCAGGCGGCGGCGCGGGCGATGGTGAAGCAGGGCGGGGGAGGGCGGCTGATCTTCATCTCGAGCGTGCACGAGGACATCCCGTTTCCCAACTACACCTCGTACTGCGCCAGCAAGGGCGCCATCCGGATGATGATGCGGAACCTGTGCATCGAGCTGGCGCCGCACGGGATCACCGCCAACAACATCGCGCCGGGGGCGATCGCCACGCCCATCAACCAGACCGTGCTCGACAACCCCATCGCATTCAAGAATGCCGTGAGCGAGATCCCGCTTGGGAGGTTCGGGAAGCCGGAGGAGGTCGCCTCGGTCGCCGTGTTCCTGGCGAGCGACGAGGCGAGCTACGTGACCGGGAGCACGTACTACGTGGATGGCGGGCTGACGCAGCAGGTGACGATGTATTGA
- a CDS encoding MGH1-like glycoside hydrolase domain-containing protein, which translates to MTEEQRRLEEVRTGTPWRRWGPYLAERAWGTVREDYSPGGEAWQNFPHDHARSRAYRWNEDGLLGICDLDQYLCFAPALWNGRDAFLKERIFGLTGPEGNHGEDAKEYWYYLDNVPTHACMRALYKYPQRAFPYERLLDESRRRTRDDPEFELLDTGVFDDDRYWDVQVEYAKAAPDDVLVRITAFNRGPDEATLHLLPTLWFRNNWSWTHHGTSPSLTLLPVEAPADGCLQVLADHPTLGRYHWTCEGAPELLFTENETNTERVFGSPNAQPYVKDAFHERVVHGRADAVNPERRGTKAAAWYRLTVPAGAQATVRMRLSARMYSPPQEAWEDFDAVFAARVREADEFHATLMPPEASDDERMIQRQAIAGLLWSKQFYHYDVHRWLAGDAGQPPPPMERWGGRNHNWLHLNNHDVISMPDKWEYPWYAAWDLAFHCIPLALVDADFAKDQLVLLLREWYMHPNGQLPAYEWAFGDVNPPVHAWAAMRVYQIDRRMRGGKGDVHFLERVFHKLLINFTWWVNRKDAEGRNVFQGGFLGLDNIGVFNRSEELPGGGYLDQSDGTSWMAMYCLNMLAIALELASQDDCYEDVATKFLEHFFHIAHAINDRPATMGDEGVDLWDNEDGFYYDLLHYDGWMAYVKVRSMVGLIPLLAVETLDAELLEKLPGFRARLEWFLRNRPDLVGDAASVTRAGEMDRRLFAVVSEKRLRAILTRMLDESEFLSPHGVRSVSRHHAANPYRMRLGDQTYEVRYEPAESRSGLFGGNSNWRGPVWFPINYLIVEALQKFDWYYGPSFTVECPVGSGRMLTLWEVSVELSRRLISIFIRHQGRRPVFGGVERFQTDPHWRDLLAFHEYFHGDDGAGLGASHQTGWTALVAKLIQQSGVPAVT; encoded by the coding sequence ATGACCGAGGAGCAGAGGCGGCTGGAGGAGGTGCGCACGGGGACGCCCTGGCGGCGGTGGGGGCCGTACCTGGCCGAGCGCGCCTGGGGAACCGTGCGCGAGGACTACAGCCCCGGCGGCGAGGCGTGGCAGAATTTTCCGCACGACCACGCCCGCAGCCGCGCCTACCGCTGGAACGAGGACGGGCTGCTGGGGATCTGCGACCTGGACCAGTACCTCTGCTTCGCGCCGGCGCTGTGGAACGGCCGGGACGCGTTCCTGAAGGAGCGCATCTTCGGGCTCACCGGGCCGGAGGGGAACCACGGCGAGGACGCGAAGGAGTACTGGTACTACCTGGACAACGTCCCCACCCACGCCTGTATGCGCGCGCTGTACAAGTATCCGCAGCGCGCCTTCCCGTACGAGCGGCTGCTGGACGAGAGCCGCCGCCGCACCCGCGACGACCCGGAATTCGAGCTGCTGGACACCGGCGTCTTCGACGACGATCGCTACTGGGACGTGCAGGTGGAGTACGCCAAGGCGGCGCCGGACGACGTGCTGGTGCGCATCACCGCCTTCAACCGCGGGCCCGACGAGGCCACGCTCCACCTCCTCCCCACGCTCTGGTTCCGCAACAACTGGTCGTGGACGCACCACGGCACGTCTCCGTCGCTCACCCTTCTCCCCGTCGAGGCGCCGGCCGACGGCTGCCTGCAGGTGCTCGCCGACCACCCCACGCTGGGGCGCTACCATTGGACGTGCGAGGGCGCGCCGGAGCTGCTGTTCACCGAGAACGAGACCAACACCGAGCGCGTCTTCGGGTCGCCCAACGCGCAGCCGTACGTGAAGGACGCCTTCCACGAGCGCGTGGTGCACGGCCGCGCGGACGCGGTGAACCCGGAGCGCCGGGGGACGAAGGCGGCGGCGTGGTACCGGCTCACCGTCCCCGCCGGCGCGCAGGCCACGGTGCGGATGCGGCTCTCGGCGCGGATGTACTCGCCGCCGCAGGAAGCGTGGGAAGATTTCGACGCGGTGTTCGCCGCGCGCGTCCGCGAGGCCGACGAGTTCCACGCCACGCTGATGCCGCCCGAGGCGAGCGACGACGAGCGGATGATCCAGCGGCAGGCCATCGCCGGGCTGCTGTGGAGCAAGCAGTTCTACCACTACGACGTGCACCGCTGGCTGGCCGGCGACGCGGGGCAGCCCCCGCCGCCGATGGAGCGGTGGGGCGGGCGCAACCACAACTGGCTGCACCTGAACAACCACGACGTGATCTCCATGCCCGACAAGTGGGAGTATCCCTGGTACGCGGCATGGGACCTGGCCTTCCACTGCATCCCGCTGGCGCTGGTGGACGCCGACTTCGCCAAGGACCAGCTCGTGCTGCTGCTGCGCGAGTGGTACATGCACCCCAACGGGCAGCTTCCCGCGTACGAGTGGGCGTTCGGCGACGTGAACCCGCCGGTGCACGCCTGGGCCGCCATGCGCGTGTACCAGATCGACCGGCGGATGCGCGGCGGGAAGGGCGACGTGCACTTCCTGGAGCGGGTGTTCCACAAGCTGCTGATCAACTTCACCTGGTGGGTGAACCGCAAGGACGCCGAGGGGCGCAACGTGTTCCAGGGCGGGTTCCTGGGGCTGGACAACATCGGCGTGTTCAACCGCAGCGAGGAGCTGCCCGGCGGCGGGTACCTGGACCAGAGCGACGGCACCAGCTGGATGGCGATGTATTGCCTGAACATGCTGGCCATCGCCCTGGAGCTGGCCAGCCAGGACGACTGCTACGAGGACGTGGCGACCAAGTTCCTCGAGCACTTCTTCCACATCGCCCACGCGATCAACGACCGCCCCGCCACGATGGGCGACGAAGGCGTGGACCTGTGGGACAACGAGGACGGCTTCTACTACGACCTGCTGCACTACGACGGGTGGATGGCGTACGTGAAGGTGCGCTCGATGGTGGGGCTGATCCCGCTGCTGGCGGTGGAGACGCTGGACGCCGAGCTGCTGGAGAAGCTCCCCGGCTTCCGCGCCCGCCTGGAATGGTTCCTCCGCAACCGCCCGGACCTGGTCGGCGACGCGGCGTCCGTCACCCGCGCGGGAGAGATGGACCGCCGCCTGTTCGCGGTGGTGAGTGAGAAGCGCCTGCGCGCCATCCTCACGCGGATGCTGGACGAGAGCGAGTTCCTGTCGCCGCACGGCGTCCGCTCGGTGTCGCGCCACCACGCCGCCAACCCGTACCGCATGCGGCTGGGCGACCAGACATACGAGGTGCGCTACGAGCCGGCCGAGTCGCGCAGCGGCCTGTTCGGCGGGAACAGCAACTGGCGCGGGCCGGTGTGGTTCCCCATCAACTACCTGATCGTGGAGGCGCTGCAGAAGTTCGACTGGTACTACGGCCCGTCGTTCACGGTGGAGTGCCCGGTGGGCTCGGGGAGGATGCTGACGCTGTGGGAGGTGTCGGTGGAGCTGTCGCGGCGCCTCATCTCCATCTTCATCCGCCACCAGGGGCGCCGCCCCGTGTTCGGCGGCGT